The Geodermatophilaceae bacterium NBWT11 genome has a segment encoding these proteins:
- a CDS encoding enoyl-CoA hydratase, whose protein sequence is MSDAGVVGWSTSAPGVWSVVLQRPPANALAPELLDGLHAALDAAEAAGDVRVLVISSTLPGFFAAGADIKHLATIDAESFLAYGALMRAANDRIAAAGFLTVAAVDGMALGGGLELAMACTLRVAGPAARFGLPEVAIGLIPGAGGTQRLPRLVGRGRALDIMLTGRQVPADEALAIGLVDRLTDGDALTAALALAAELSRASLPAQLAVVRAVDAADDLPLAEGAEFEVAQEQGLFTDGEAAEGIAAFVGKRKPEFR, encoded by the coding sequence ATGAGCGACGCCGGGGTGGTCGGCTGGAGCACGTCGGCGCCAGGTGTCTGGTCGGTGGTGCTGCAGCGGCCGCCGGCCAACGCGCTGGCCCCCGAGCTGCTGGACGGGCTGCACGCAGCGCTGGACGCCGCGGAGGCCGCCGGTGACGTCCGGGTGCTGGTGATCTCCTCGACGCTGCCCGGCTTCTTCGCCGCCGGCGCCGACATCAAGCACCTCGCCACGATCGACGCCGAGTCCTTCCTGGCCTACGGCGCGCTGATGCGGGCGGCCAACGACCGGATCGCAGCGGCCGGGTTCCTCACCGTGGCCGCGGTCGACGGGATGGCTCTCGGCGGCGGACTCGAGCTGGCGATGGCCTGCACCCTGCGGGTCGCCGGCCCCGCGGCCCGGTTCGGCCTGCCCGAGGTGGCCATCGGGCTGATCCCCGGCGCCGGCGGCACCCAGCGGCTGCCCCGCCTGGTCGGCCGAGGACGAGCTCTGGACATCATGCTGACCGGTCGCCAGGTGCCCGCCGACGAGGCGCTCGCCATCGGGCTGGTCGACCGGCTCACCGACGGCGACGCGCTCACCGCCGCCCTCGCGCTGGCCGCCGAGCTGTCCCGGGCCTCGCTGCCCGCGCAGCTCGCCGTCGTCCGCGCCGTCGACGCCGCCGACGACCTGCCGCTGGCCGAGGGCGCCGAGTTCGAGGTGGCCCAGGAGCAGGGCCTGTTCACCGACGGCGAGGCCGCCGAGGGCATCGCCGCCTTCGTCGGCAAGCGCAAGCCAGAGTTCCGATGA
- a CDS encoding phosphotransferase family protein, whose protein sequence is MPAAALAQLQAELRGRGLVHGDLRAPERIGDGHSNLTYRLTDGTASFVLRRPPPPPVPPGAHDVLREAAFLRGLVGSGVPVPAVLITAAAGELLDVPCFVMELIEGDVVTTDEPPTLADPAQRRAAGESLVDTLAALHAVDWQAAGMAGLGRPEGFNGRHLHRMARLVADDEGRPPVAFRAVQDWLASHVPAESGATVVHNDYRLGNVVLSTGTPARVAAVLDWELATLGDPLFDLGYLLASVPVAGRPHTPTQELGTAMLGDGWPDRVALARRYQEATGADLTALPWFETLAHWKLAVLYEYGRRRAVEGIGDLYYRDPQLVRSFLRAAHTSAGLPAPQEDP, encoded by the coding sequence GTGCCGGCCGCGGCGCTGGCGCAGCTTCAGGCGGAGCTCCGTGGCCGGGGGCTGGTGCACGGGGACCTCCGGGCCCCCGAGCGGATCGGCGACGGCCACTCCAACCTGACCTACCGGCTCACCGACGGCACGGCGTCCTTCGTGCTCCGCCGTCCGCCGCCACCTCCGGTACCGCCCGGCGCGCACGACGTGCTCCGCGAGGCGGCGTTCCTGCGGGGCCTGGTCGGCTCCGGGGTGCCGGTGCCCGCGGTGCTCATCACGGCCGCGGCCGGGGAGCTGCTGGACGTGCCGTGCTTCGTGATGGAGCTGATCGAGGGGGACGTCGTCACCACCGATGAGCCACCCACCCTGGCCGACCCCGCTCAACGCCGGGCGGCGGGGGAGTCGCTGGTCGACACCCTCGCCGCACTGCACGCCGTCGACTGGCAGGCGGCCGGGATGGCCGGGCTCGGCCGGCCCGAGGGCTTCAACGGCCGGCACCTGCACCGGATGGCCCGGCTGGTGGCCGACGACGAGGGCCGCCCGCCGGTGGCCTTCCGCGCCGTCCAGGACTGGCTCGCTTCACACGTGCCCGCTGAGTCCGGGGCGACCGTCGTGCACAACGACTACCGGCTGGGCAACGTCGTGCTCTCCACCGGGACGCCGGCCCGGGTCGCCGCGGTGCTCGACTGGGAGCTCGCCACGCTGGGCGACCCGCTGTTCGACCTGGGCTACCTGCTGGCCTCGGTCCCGGTCGCCGGCCGGCCGCACACCCCCACGCAGGAGCTGGGGACGGCGATGCTCGGCGACGGCTGGCCCGACCGGGTCGCGCTGGCCCGCCGCTACCAGGAGGCCACCGGCGCCGACCTCACCGCGCTGCCCTGGTTCGAGACGCTCGCGCACTGGAAGCTCGCCGTGCTCTACGAGTACGGCCGCCGCCGTGCGGTCGAGGGCATCGGTGACCTCTACTACCGCGACCCCCAGCTGGTCCGCTCGTTCCTGCGGGCCGCCCACACCAGCGCCGGGCTGCCGGCCCCCCAGGAGGACCCGTGA
- a CDS encoding enoyl-CoA hydratase/isomerase family protein produces MRQGPPRPAPLLETLSLEVLDEPTGAIGVLRIDRPDRMNSQTVAMFSEYVTVARVLRDTSLRALVVTGAGDRAFCAGFDLDEVEVITTMGLLEFLTFQETAATGMSLLRHLPFPVIAAVRGPATGGGLSLALAADIRLASPDAVFSTAFVRVGLSIGELGTSFHLTRLIGTGLAAEIGYTGRLVRAAEAAAIGLVNRVSTEDVLDDALATARQIAGNSPGGVRMSKRSIQRNQEVGSYTAALELENRGQALLAQTADMAEALTAFTERRPPRFTGS; encoded by the coding sequence ATGCGCCAGGGCCCGCCGCGCCCCGCGCCGCTGCTGGAGACGCTGTCCCTGGAGGTGCTCGACGAGCCCACGGGGGCCATCGGGGTGCTGCGGATCGACCGGCCGGACAGGATGAACTCCCAGACGGTCGCGATGTTCAGCGAGTACGTGACCGTGGCACGGGTGCTTCGGGACACCAGCCTGCGGGCGTTGGTGGTCACCGGGGCGGGCGACCGCGCCTTCTGCGCCGGCTTCGACCTGGACGAGGTCGAGGTCATCACCACCATGGGGCTCCTGGAGTTCCTCACCTTCCAGGAGACCGCCGCCACCGGGATGTCCCTGCTGCGGCACCTGCCCTTCCCGGTGATCGCCGCCGTCCGCGGCCCGGCCACCGGCGGCGGGCTCTCCCTGGCCCTGGCCGCCGACATCCGCCTCGCCTCGCCGGACGCGGTGTTCAGCACCGCGTTCGTCCGGGTCGGGTTGTCCATCGGCGAGCTCGGCACCTCCTTCCACCTCACCCGGCTGATCGGCACCGGACTCGCCGCCGAGATCGGCTACACCGGCCGGCTGGTCCGGGCCGCCGAGGCTGCAGCGATCGGGCTGGTCAACCGGGTCTCCACCGAGGACGTGCTGGACGACGCCCTGGCCACCGCCCGGCAGATCGCCGGCAACTCCCCGGGCGGGGTGCGGATGTCCAAGCGGTCGATCCAGCGCAACCAGGAGGTCGGCTCCTACACCGCAGCCCTGGAGCTGGAGAACCGCGGCCAGGCACTGCTGGCCCAGACCGCGGACATGGCCGAGGCGCTGACCGCGTTCACGGAGCGCCGGCCGCCGCGCTTCACCGGGTCCTGA
- a CDS encoding enoyl-CoA hydratase/isomerase family protein: MSEDDVVDTPYETLLLDRPAPGVVVLTLNRPGRYNAMTNTMFDELEHVSHTLDADDGCRVVVLTGAGKGFCSGYDLADAEELPTLGALGMLDQQERAARALLAVRSMRAPVIAAVNGPAAGGGMSLALAADLRLGSPTAVFTASFVRIGLSAGDLGASWLLTRLIGPARTSDICFTGRSVDAEESARMGLLNRVVPAETLLEEAVALATAMVANSPGGVRLSKRALQANLEVGSFAAALELENRGQALLTRGSDMPEALAAFKERRPPVFTGR, translated from the coding sequence ATGAGTGAGGACGACGTGGTCGACACCCCGTACGAGACCCTGCTGCTGGACCGCCCGGCCCCCGGCGTCGTGGTGCTGACGCTGAACCGGCCCGGCCGGTACAACGCCATGACCAACACGATGTTCGATGAGCTCGAGCACGTGTCGCACACGCTGGACGCCGACGACGGGTGCCGCGTGGTCGTGCTCACCGGCGCCGGGAAGGGCTTCTGCTCCGGCTACGACCTGGCCGACGCCGAGGAGCTCCCGACGCTGGGCGCGCTGGGCATGCTCGACCAGCAGGAGCGCGCGGCCCGCGCGCTGCTGGCGGTCCGCAGCATGCGGGCCCCGGTGATCGCCGCGGTGAACGGACCGGCCGCCGGCGGCGGCATGTCGCTGGCCCTCGCCGCCGACCTGCGGCTGGGGTCGCCCACCGCGGTCTTCACCGCCTCGTTCGTCCGGATCGGCCTGTCCGCCGGCGACCTCGGGGCCTCCTGGTTGCTGACCCGGCTGATCGGCCCGGCCCGCACCAGCGACATCTGCTTCACCGGCCGGTCGGTCGACGCCGAGGAGAGCGCCCGGATGGGGCTGCTCAACCGGGTGGTGCCCGCCGAGACGCTGCTCGAGGAGGCGGTCGCGCTGGCCACCGCCATGGTCGCGAACTCACCCGGTGGCGTGCGGCTGTCCAAGCGGGCGCTGCAAGCCAACCTCGAGGTCGGCTCGTTCGCGGCCGCGCTGGAGCTGGAGAACCGCGGCCAGGCTCTGCTCACCCGGGGGTCGGACATGCCCGAGGCGCTGGCCGCTTTCAAGGAGCGCCGCCCGCCGGTGTTCACCGGCCGATGA
- a CDS encoding SDR family oxidoreductase, which translates to MSNRVALVTGGAQGIGRGIATTLAEQGFQVAIADRALDVATQTATELEAAGGTAVAVAMDVTDTAAVRSAVADVESRLGPVECLVNNAGWDDFMPFLDTTEDFWDKILDLNFKGALRVSQAVVPGMVERRFGRVVNISSDAGRVGSSLEAVYSGAKAGIIGFGKTLAREVAGSGVTVNAVCPGPTDTPALRSFAANAGDAEKVIAGMTRGVPMKRLGTPADIGPAVAFFLSDGAGFVTGQTLSVSGGLTMAG; encoded by the coding sequence ATGAGCAACCGCGTCGCACTGGTCACCGGAGGTGCCCAGGGCATCGGCCGGGGCATCGCCACCACGCTGGCCGAGCAGGGCTTCCAGGTCGCGATCGCCGACCGCGCCCTCGACGTCGCCACCCAGACCGCTACGGAGCTGGAGGCAGCCGGCGGAACAGCCGTCGCGGTGGCCATGGACGTCACCGACACCGCCGCGGTGCGGTCCGCGGTCGCCGACGTGGAGAGCCGGCTGGGCCCGGTGGAGTGCCTGGTCAACAACGCGGGCTGGGACGACTTCATGCCGTTCCTGGACACCACCGAGGACTTCTGGGACAAGATCCTCGACCTGAACTTCAAGGGCGCGCTGCGGGTCAGCCAGGCCGTCGTCCCCGGCATGGTCGAGCGCCGCTTCGGCCGGGTCGTGAACATCAGCTCCGACGCCGGCCGGGTCGGGTCGTCCCTGGAGGCCGTCTACTCCGGCGCCAAGGCCGGCATCATCGGCTTCGGCAAGACCCTGGCCCGGGAGGTCGCCGGCTCCGGGGTCACCGTGAACGCCGTGTGCCCCGGGCCCACCGACACCCCCGCGCTGCGGTCTTTCGCGGCCAACGCCGGCGACGCCGAGAAGGTCATCGCCGGGATGACCCGCGGCGTGCCGATGAAGCGGCTGGGCACCCCGGCCGACATCGGACCCGCCGTGGCGTTCTTCCTCTCCGACGGCGCCGGGTTCGTCACCGGCCAGACCCTGTCGGTCAGCGGCGGCCTGACCATGGCCGGATGA